In Pleomorphomonas sp. T1.2MG-36, the genomic stretch ATCTACCTGGTTCCCGCCGTCGTCGCCTTCGGCTTCGCGCGCCGCTTCCTCGTCCAGACCTTCTCGGGCGGTGTGAAGGGGTGAGACCAAACAAGAGTTCGAGCCAATGATTCACCTCAACAACGTCCGCAAGTTCTACGGCGCGCTGGAAGTCATCAAGGGCGTCGACGTGACGGTCGACGACGGCGAGTTCGCCGTCTTCGTCGGTCCTTCGGGCTGCGGCAAGTCGACCTTGCTCCGGATGATCGCTGGCCTCGAGGGCATCGACAGCGGCGACCTCGTGCTCAACGGCACGCGCATCAACGACGTGCCGCCCGACAAGCGCGGCATCGCCATGGTCTTCCAGTCCTACGCGCTCTATCCGCACATGACCGTGGCCGAGAACATCGGCTTCTCGTTGAGCCTCAAGAAGGTGGCGCCGGCCGAGATTCGTCGCCAAGTCGAGGAGGTGGCCGAGATCTTGCAGTTGCGCGAGCTGCTGGACCGGCGGCCGGGCGCACTGTCCGGCGGCCAGCGCCAGCGCGTTGCCATCGGCCGCGCCATCATCAAGAAGCCGTCGCTGATCCTGTTCGACGAGCCGCTGTCCAATCTCGACAGCGCGTTGCGCGTGCAGATGCGCGCCGAGCTGCAACGGCTGCACCGCGAACTGTCCGCCACCGTCGTCTATGTGACGCACGACCAGGTGGAGGCGATGACCATGGCCGACAAGATCGTCGTGCTCAATCAGGGCACCGTCGCCCAGGCCGGCCCGCCGATGGACCTCTATCACCGGCCGGACAACGAATTCGTCGCCACCTTCATCGGCTCGCCGAAGATGAACGTCCTGCCCGTCTCCATGACCCGGGACGGTGCCGGCACCGTTCATCTTGCCGGCCCGCTCGGCATGGCCTTGACGCTGGCCGATGCCGGCGCCTCGCTTCCCGATGGCGCCGCCAAGCTGGGCGTGCGGCCCGAACATCTCAAGGTGGTCGCCGACGATGCGGCCCATTTCATCGCCGAGGTGGCGATCGTCGAGCGGCTGGGGGTCGAGACTTACCTAACCGTCGGTTCGATCGACCAACCGATCGTCGTCCGCGTCGAGGGCGACGTCACCTTCCGCCCGGGCGATCGGGTGCCGCTCGCCGCCGACCCCGCTGCTTGCCACATCTTCAGCACCGACGGACGGATTCTCCGTTCCGCCAACGCGGCCTGAGAGCCCGCCCAGTAGAATTTGGGGCCAGGCTCTGACGAAAAGAGGAACGCATGTCCATCAAGGTAACCATCTGGAACGAGGGTCGCCACGAGCAGGTCCACAAGGCAGTGAGCGACATCTACCCCGACCGCATCGGCGGAGCGATCGCCAAGGGCATCGCCCATGCCGATTTCGAGATCCGTCGCGGCACGCTCGACGATCCTGACGAGGGGCTGCCGCAGAGCCTTCTCGAGGATACCGACGTTCTGCTCTGGTGGGGGCACATGGCCCACGACGACGTCAGCGACGGCCTGATCGACCGCGTGCAGCAGCGCATTTTAAGGGGCATGGGCCTCGTGGTGCTGCACTCGGGCCATCATTCCAAGCTGTTCAAGCGGCTGATGGGCACCAACTGCAATCTGTCCTGGCGCGAGATGCCGGGGGGCGATCTCGAACGCGTCTGGGTGGTCAACCCGTCGCACCCGATCGCCGAGGGCCTGCCACCCTATTTCGAGGTGGCTGCCTCGGAGATGTATGGCGAGCCCTTCG encodes the following:
- a CDS encoding ThuA domain-containing protein — its product is MSIKVTIWNEGRHEQVHKAVSDIYPDRIGGAIAKGIAHADFEIRRGTLDDPDEGLPQSLLEDTDVLLWWGHMAHDDVSDGLIDRVQQRILRGMGLVVLHSGHHSKLFKRLMGTNCNLSWREMPGGDLERVWVVNPSHPIAEGLPPYFEVAASEMYGEPFDIPQPDEIVFMSWYSGGEVFRSGCTFQRGRGRIFYFSPGHETFPIYHDPMIHKVIGNGIRWARQTHTDGRILENWHRAEPLHPRPTPRV
- a CDS encoding ABC transporter ATP-binding protein, coding for MIHLNNVRKFYGALEVIKGVDVTVDDGEFAVFVGPSGCGKSTLLRMIAGLEGIDSGDLVLNGTRINDVPPDKRGIAMVFQSYALYPHMTVAENIGFSLSLKKVAPAEIRRQVEEVAEILQLRELLDRRPGALSGGQRQRVAIGRAIIKKPSLILFDEPLSNLDSALRVQMRAELQRLHRELSATVVYVTHDQVEAMTMADKIVVLNQGTVAQAGPPMDLYHRPDNEFVATFIGSPKMNVLPVSMTRDGAGTVHLAGPLGMALTLADAGASLPDGAAKLGVRPEHLKVVADDAAHFIAEVAIVERLGVETYLTVGSIDQPIVVRVEGDVTFRPGDRVPLAADPAACHIFSTDGRILRSANAA